TCCGCCGCCTTTGGCCCCGTGTTCGCCGTGCCGCAAAAGACGCTGAAGGACTTGCTGGGCCAGGTGTCGTTTGCGATGGCCGTACAGGACATTCGCTACTACCTCAACGGCATCCTGTTCGTGGCCGAGGGCAAGACCCTGAGCCTCGTCGCCACCGATGGCCACCGCTTGGCCTTTGCCAGCGCTACGCTGGACGTCGAAGTGCCCAAGCAGGAAGTCATCCTGCCGCGCAAGACCGTGATCGAGCTGCAGCGCCTGTTGTCCGACGCGGGTGGCGAGAACCAGCCCCACATCGAGATGCAGTTCGCCAACAACCAGGCCAAGTTCACGTTTGGCGGCATGGAGTTCGTCACCAAGCTGGTAGAGGGCAAGTTCCCCGACTACAACCGCGTGATCCCCAAGAACCACAAGAACAGCGTCACCCTGGGCCGCGCCCCGCTGCTGGCCAGCCTGCAGCGCACGGCCATCATGACCAGCGACAAGTTCAAGGGCGTGCGCCTGAACCTGGAGCCCGGCACCCTGCGCGTGGCGTCGAACAACGCCGAGCAGGAAGAGGCCGTGGACGAGCTCGACATCGACTACGGTGGGGACACCATCGAGATCGGCTTCAACGTGACCTACCTCATCGACGCCCTGGCCAACATGGGCCAGGACATGGTGAAGGTGGAGCTTTCGGATGGCAACAGCTCTGCGCTGCTGACCATCCCAGACAACGACAGCTTCAAGTACGTCGTGATGCCCATGCGCATCTGAGGCGGCGTGACACCCGCCCTGCTTCACCGTTGCATCGCCACACTGCAATTGCTACTGTATTGATAGCTGCAAGCGCATATTCAATATGCGCTTGCGCCCAATTTGACCATTGAACATATTGGAAACCCCGGTTTCCACGGATCCCAAGGCCCACCATGACCGTTGACAACAACATTCCCTCCGAGCCCGAATCCTCCGGCGTCTCCGGCCATGTGGAGCCCACCGTCAACAAGATCGACACCAACCAGGCCGGCGCCAGCGAAAGCTATGGCGAAGGCGCCATCACCATCCTTGAAGGCCTGGAGGCCGTGCGCAAGCGGCCCGGCATGTACATCGGCGACACGAGTGACGGCACCGGCCTGCACCACCTGGTGTTCGAGGTGGTGGACAACTCCATCGACGAAGCCCTGGCCGGCCACTGCGACGACATCGTCGTCACCATCCACACCGACAACTCCATCAGCGTGACCGACAACGGCCGTGGCATCCCCACCGGCGTGAAGATGGACGACAAGCACGAGCCCAAGCGCTCGGCGGCAGAAATTGCCCTGACCGAACTGCACGCAGGCGGCAAGTTCAACCAGAACAGCTACAAAGTCTCCGGCGGCCTGCACGGCGTGGGAGTGAGCTGCGTGAACGCATTGAGCAAATGGCTGCGCCTGACTGTGCGCCGCGAAGGCAAGGTGCACCAGATCGAATTTGCGCGCGGCTTTGTGCAAGACCGCTTGCTGGCCACCGTGGACGGCTTTGAAGTCAGCCCTATGAAGGTGACCGGCGAGACCGAAAAGCGCGGCACCGAAGTGCACTTTTTGCCCGACACCGAGATCTTCAAAGAGAACAACGACTTCCACTACGAGATCCTGGCCAAGCGCCTGCGCGAACTCTCGTTCCTGAACAACGGCGTGCGCATTCGCCTCAAGGACGAGCGCAGCGGCAAGGAAGACGACTTCTCCGGCGCCGGCGGCGTGCGCGGCTTTGTCGAGTTCATCAACAAGGGCAAGACCGTTCTGCACCCCACCTCGTTCTACGCCGCAGGCGAGCGCCCAGCCGAGACGTACGGTGGCATCCCCGGCACGCACATCGGCGTGGAAGTGGCCATGCAGTGGAACAGCGCCTACACCGAGCAAGTGCTGTGCTTCACCAACAACATTCCCCAGCGTGACGGCGGCACCCATCTCACCGGCCTGCGCGCCGCGATGACCCGCGTCATCAACAAGTACATCGAAGAGAACGAGCTGGCCAAGAAGGCCAAGGTTGAAGTCACTGGCGATGACATGCGCGAAGGCCTGTGCTGCGTGCTCAGCGTGAAGGTGCCCGAGCCCAAGTTCAGCAGCCAGACCAAGGACAAGCTGGTGTCGAGCGAAGTGCGCGCACCGGTCGAAGACATCGTGGGCAAGCTGCTGACGGACTACCTGCAAGAAAAGCCCAACGACGCCAAGATCATCTGCGGCAAGATCGTCGAGGCCGCCAAGGCCCGCGAAGCCGCCCGCAAGGCCCGCGAAATGACCCGCCGCAAGGGCGTGCTCGACGGCATGGGCCTGCCCGGCAAACTGGCCGACTGCCAAGAAAAAGACCCCGCCCTGTGCGAGATATACATCGTCGAGGGTGACTCCGCCGGCGGCTCTGCCAAGCAAGGCCGCGACCGCAAATTCCAGGCCATCCTGCCCCTGCGCGGCAAGATCCTGAACGTGGAAAAAGCCCGCTACGAAAAGCTGCTGACCAGCAACGAAATCCTCACGCTGATCACCGCCCTGGGCACCGGCATCGGCAAGGCCGGTGGCACGACGGGCGGCGACGACTTTGATGTGGCCAAGCTGCGCTACCACCGCATCATCATCATGACCGACGCCGACGTGGACGGCGCCCACATCCGCACCCTGCTGCTCACCTTCTTCTACCGCCAGATGCCCGAGCTGGTCGAGCGCGGCCACATCTACATCGCACAGCCACCGCTGTACAAGGTCAAGGCCGGCAAGGAAGAGCTGTACCTCAAGGACGCCCCCGCGCTCGACGGCTTCTTGCTGCGCATTGCGCTGAACCACGCCAGCGTGACCACCGGTGGCGCCAACCCGCAAACCCTGACGGGCGAAACCCTGGCCGAGCTGGCGCGCAAACACCAGATCGCTGAAAGCGTCATCGCCCGCCTAGGCAACTTCATGGACGCCGAAGCCCTGCGCGCGATTGCCGACGGTGTGAGCCTCAAGCTCGACTCCGTGCAAGATGCCGAAGCCAGCGCCGTGGCCCTGCAAGCCAAGCTGCGCGAACTGAACACCACCGGCGCACCCGCCGAAGTGGCCGGCGAATTCGACGCCCGCACCGACAAGCCCCTGCTGCGCATCAGCCGCCGCCACCACGGCAACATCAAAAGCAGCGTCATCACGCAAGACTTCGTGCACGGCGCCGACTACGCCGCCCTGGCCGAAGCCGCCGAAACCTTCCGCGGCCTGCTGGCCGAAGGCGCCAAGGCGATGCGCGGCGAAGGCGACAAGCAGAAGGAAGAAAAGGTCGGCGACTTCCGCCAGGCCATGAAGTGGCTGATTGCCGAAGCCGAACGCACCACCAGCCGCCAGCGCTACAAGGGCCTGGGCGAAATGAACCCCGAGCAGCTGTGGGAAACGACGATGGACCCCAATGTGCGCCGCCTGTTGCGCGTGCAGATCGACGATGCGATCGAAGCGGACCGCGTGTTTACGATGCTGATGGGGGATGAGGTGGAGCCGCGCCGGGACTTCATTGAGACGAATGCGCTGCGGGCGGGGAATATTGACGTTTGAGGATGAGAAAAATCTTAACCCTGACCAATTTCATCCCTCAACACTTAAATGCAGAAGCATAAAAACGAACTGCTCTTTTACATGGATGACTCAGGATCAAGAGATCCTGATCGCAAGCCAGACCTCCAGAATAAAGAGCCAGACTGGTTTGCATTGGGTGGATTGATCGTAGACGTCACACAGAAGGCTGCTGTTGAAGATCGCATCGACAATTTCAGAGCGAAATGGGATCAGGTCGGAGAGGCTCCTCTTAGGTCCTACAACATACGAAATCGGAATGGAGGGTTTGGCTGGCTTGGCGGCCTAACCAAAGAAATTCAAAATGAGTTTTACGGTGATCTCACCCAGCTCATTATTGAAAGTCCAATTGTTGTTCTTGCGTGTGTCGTTCACAGACCTGGCTATAACGCTCGCTACTTGGCGCAGTACGGGCAAAGGCGATGGAGCCTATGCAAAACGGCATTCAACATTGCTGTCGAACGCGCCGCTAAATTCGCACTGCATCACGAAGCACGCATGCGCGTATTTGTAGAGCGCAGTGACATCAAAACTGAATCACGAATGAAAAGTTACTTTGATGACATGCGATCCAAAGGGCTCCCATTCAACGAAAGTAACTCTGCGAAATACAGGCCGCTCACCAATGTTCAGTTGAAATCTGCGCTATTGGAGTTTGGTGTTCGCACCAAATCTTCCAAGCTTATGCAACTTGCTGACCTTGTTCTATGGCCAGCTTGTAGAGGTGGATACGACACAAATGACCGAAACTACAAAGCTCTAAAGGACAATCACAAGCTACTTGACATGCTTTGTACTGAAGAAAACGGTCTACAAGGCATCAAGTACTCTTGTTTCCCGACAGCCTAAAAAAGCAAAAGCCCGCAATTGCGGGCTTTTGTCGGCTACCAATGATCGGCAACCTCGTAGGCTATGCCTAACGTGATTGTAGCAACTCTTCGCTAGCTAAGCGCAATGCTTAGTTCCACCATCCATCTTGGAATAGGCTCAATGTGTGTAGCACAAGATACGTCGCAACCCCATGACCGCAGTCCTTGTTGTTCTGATTGTCAGCAATGAGTTCAAGCATGCGCTCCCCCATCGCCATCGTTGACGTAGACCGCCTGGACACCTGGACCCGCTACCGCGCAGGCCTGTGCGACACCTGCGCGGCCAACTGCTGCACGATGCCGCTGGAAGTGCAGCTGTCGGACCTGGTGCGGCTGGAACTGGTGGACCCGTTCGAGGCCGAGCATGAAGAAATCCGCCACATTGCCAAGCGGCTGCAAAAGGCGCGGCTGATCGACCACTTCAACCACAAGAACGCGATCTTCACGATGGCGCGGCGGGCGAGTGGAGACTGCAACTTTCTCGACCCCAAGACGCGGCTGTGCACGGTGTATGACAAGCGGCCCGAGACTTGCCGCCTGCACCCGCAGAAGAAGAGTCCCAAGCCGGGTTACTGCGCTTACGGGGCGCGGGATCTGCAGCGGCGGGGCTGATGACAGACACGCGCTGAGGTGTCTCGCAAATCTCATCTGCGCAAGCCCGCCGCCTCAGAATCCACCGCTCCCCGCGCTCACGCCATGTCGCGCAATTCGCGGCGCAGGATCTTGCCTACGCTGGACTTGGGCAGGGCCTCCACAAACACGATCTGCCGGGGCACCTTGTAGGGGGTGAGTGCGGCGCGGCAATGGGCTGCGATCTGGTCTGCATCCACCGGTGGCGCAGTGCCCGCCGCGCGCACCACATACAGCCGCAGCGCCTCGCCCGTTTTCTCGTCCGGCACGCCAATGCAGGCGCATTCCAGCACGCCGGGGCAGGCGGTGGCCACGGCCTCGACTTCGTTGGGAAAGACGTTGAAGCCTGACACGATGACCATGTCCTTCTTGCGGTCCACGATCTTGAGGAAGCCGCGCTCGTCCAGCTGGCCGATGTCGCCGGTGCGGAAGTAGCCGTCGGGGGTGAAGGCGGCTGCGTTGGCCTCGGGCTGCTGCCAGTAGCCGCCCATGACCTGGGGGCCTTTCACGCAGACCTCGCCAGGCTGGCCCAGGGGCACGGGGTGGCCCTCGTCATCCAGCAACCGCACGTCAGTGGAGGGCAGGGGCAGGCCGGTGCTGCCGCTGAACGTAGTGACCGATGCGAGGTTGAAGGCCACCACGGGGCTGGTCTCGCTCAGGCCGTAGCCTTCGCGGATGAACTGGCCGGTGCTGGCCTGCCAGCGGGCGGATACCGAGGGGAGGATGGCAGCGCCGCCGCCGCCCGCCAGCCGCAGGTTGGAGAAGTACACGCCCTGCGTGCCGGGGTGCGCCGCCAGCCCGGCGTACAGCGTGTTGACCCCCATGAACACGCTGGGGCGCGCGGCGTTCAGCACGTCGATCAACCCGTCCAGGTCACGCGGGTTGGGCACCAGCCAGTTGCGCGCACCCACCGCAAAGTAGCTGATCAGGTTCACCATGAGCGCGAAGATGTGATACAGCGGAATGGCCGTGACGACGACCTCCTGTGCGGGGCGCAGGGCATCGGGCACGAAGGCCTTGAACTGCTCCACGTTGGCCACCAGGTTGCGGTGCGTGAGCATGGCGCCCTTGGACAGGCCCGTGGTGCCCCCGGTGTACTGCAGGAACAGCAAGTCGCCCACCTCCAGCACGGGTGGTGCAAAGGGCAGGGTGGCGCCTTCGGCCAGGGCGCGCGCGAACGAGGTGGTGGTGTGCAGGCGGGCATCGACCGGCGGGCCTGCCAGGTCGGCCGCAGTGCCGTCGCCGGGTGCCACGGTGATGATGCTGTGCAGTTCCACCCGGTCCTGGATGGCGGCCAGGGTGGCGGTAGACCCGGCATAGATCACCATCACCCGCGCCCCTGCGTCCCGTAGCTGGTACTCCAGCTCGCGCGGGGTGTAGAGCGGATTCACGTTGACCTGCACACAGCCTGCGCGCGCAATGCCCAGCATGGCGATGGGAAACGCCATCAGGTTCGGGCACATCACGGCGATGCGGTCGCCCTTGCGCACGCGCAGCACGTTCTGCAGGTAGGCCGCAAACGCGCGGGATTGCTGGTCCACATGTGCGTAGGTCAGCGTCTGGCCCAGGCAGGTGAATGCGGGCCGATGCGCGTACCGCTGCATGGCGGCACACAGCAGGTGCACGATGCTGGGATGGCTGTCGGGATCAATGTGGGCAGGGATGGCGCCATAGCTGGCCAGCCAGGGTTGGGGGGACATGGTGAAACGGTCCTCGATGAGGGTGGAGCAACAATGTGCGGGCAGGCTCAGCGCACGGCCTTGGCCAGTGCGGCGAAGGCTTGCCGGTCCAGCGCGTGGGTGAAGGCGGTGTTGGGCACGGGGTGTGTGGAGAACTTCACCACCACCAGCTCGGCCGCCGGGTTGATGTGGATGTGCTGGCCCATCAGGCCTTTGGCTTCAAAGGTGCCATCGGCATCGTGGGGTATCCACCACTGGTTGTGGTACGAGTAGCCCGCGCGCATGGCCGTGCCCGGGGCCTTGCTGAACTGGGCGGGGTCGGCCCCTTTGCGCAGCTCGGCAATGGTGGCGGGCGAGACGATCTGCTGGCCGTTGAAGCGGCCGTTGGATCGCAGCATCTCGCCCAGACGGCCCAGGTCACGCAAAGTGGCGTTCACGCCCACGCTGGTGGACTGGCCGCCGTTGGCATCGGCAAACACATACGCGTCCTCCTGCGTTCCCAGCTTGGACCAGATGCGCTCGGACAGCAGCGTGGCGTAGCTCTTGCCGGTCACGCGCTGCAGCAGCCAGCCCAGCACTTCCGTGTCCACCGACTTGTAGGCAAACGCGGTGCCGTGCTCGCCGTCCTTCTGCACGGTGGGCAGATGCTCGACCATGCTCTTGGCCCCATTGCTGCCGGGGCGCGCAGGCTGCAGGCCCGCAGCGGCCAGGTACTGAAAGACACCGGAGGTGGGGTCCGCAAAGTCTTCGGCGTATTTGACGCTGGTGGTCATGTCCAGGGTCTGCTGCACGGTGGCATCGGCCCAGGCGCTGTTGGCCAGTTCGGGCAGGTAACGCACGATGCGCGCACCGGCGTCGATGGCGCCTTCCTGGATGAGCTCCGTCACCAGCAGCCCCACCAGCGATTTGCTCATGGACCACAGCACATGCGGTTGCTGCGGCTGCATGCCGATGTGATAGCGCTCGTACACCACACGGCCCCGGTGCAGCACCAGCAGGGCGTCGGTGTAGGTGGCCTTCTGCCAGTCGGCCAGCGTGGTGGGCGCGCCTTTGTCGTCAGCAAACGCCAGGGTGTCGGGCAAGGCGCGCGGCGCGGCGGGCAGTGCGCTGGGCGCGGCGGCACCCCGCCAGATGGTGGCCGTGGGCCCCAGTTCGCGCAGGTGCTGCGCGGCCCAGCGCACGTTGGGGTACTTGAGGATGTTGGCCAGGCGCACGATCTTGTCGGGCGCCGGAGGGAAGCCCTGCATCAGCTGCAGGGTCACGGGGTTGGTGGCGTCTGGCGGCGGCAGCTGGGGGGCCTGGGCCTGGCTGGCAGGCGCAAACCCCAGCAGGGTACAAGCCAGGGCGACGGCGGTAAAGGAAGGGGTGAGGTGGCGATGAAGAGAGCGCATGGTGAGAAGGCCTCGGTCAAGAAACGTGAGATGGGGAAGAACAAAAAAAGAAAACGGAATCGGTCGGGCCGATCAGCCCGGCGCGGCCAGCAGCGTGCGGATCACGCCTTCGGTGCGCTCGTATTCGCCTTCGCCAAAGTGCTTGTAGCGAATGCGGCCTTGCGCATCGATGAGGTAGGTGGCGGGCCAGTACTGGTTGCTGTAGGCCTTCCACGTGCCGTAGCGGTTATCCTGTGCCACCGGGTGCTTCACGCCATGGCGGCGCATGGCGGCTTCCACGTTGGCGGTCGGGCGCTCGAACGGAAACTCTGGCGTGTGCACGCCCACCACGGTGAGCCCCTGGGGCGTGTATTGCTCGGCCCAGCGGTTCACATGGGGCAGGGTGCGGATGCAGTTGATGCATGCGTACGTCCAGAAGTCCACCAGCACCACGCGGCCGCGCAACTGCGCCAGGCTCAGCGGTTCGGAGTTGAGCCAGCGCTCGATGCCGGTGAACTCGGGCGCAGCGCCCAGGTCGGGCAACGCGGCGGCGGGACTGGCGGGGCTGGAGGGGCCCGCTGCATACGCCAAGCCGGGGGCCGCCAGTGCAGCGGCCATCGACGCCAAAAAGGCACGACGCTCGGAAAAGCGCGGGGAAGAGGGGTGCAATGTCATGGTGAAAGCTCCTTGCAATCGGTGGGGTGTCGCCCCTTACAGGCCGCCCCAGCCCGAGGGATAAAACTGCGTAAGCCAGACGGTGATTTGCCCATCCACCTCCCACAGCATGGCCAGCGCGATGGCAATGACCACCACGCCAAACACCTGCTGCACGCGGTGTGCGTGGCGTGCAATGCGGCGCACATGGGTGGCAGCAGCCTGGCCGCCATAGGCAATGGCCAGCATGGGCAGTGCTGCGCCGGTGGAATACGCGAGCAGCAGTACGGCGGTGCCCACCCCCGGTGGCTCGGTAGCGATGAGGGTGAGGATGGAGGCGAGCACCGGCCCGGCGCAGGGTGTCCAGACCGCGCCCAGGCTCAGGCCCAGCAGCAGTCCGCCCCAGTTGCCGCCCCCGCTGCCCATGCCCAGGCTGGCCATGCGGTTGAGCACGCCGCCCGCATGTTGGCTGAGCCACTGGAACGGCCGGGGCCACACCGTGAGCACGCCAAACACCAGCAGCATCACGGCGGCAAGCCGGCGCAGGCCTTCCTGAGACACACCCAGCACCTGCGTGAAGCTGCTGAACAGCAGTGCCACGGCCGCGAACGACAGCGCAAAGCCCAGGGCAATGAACAGTGGGCGTGTGCGGCGCGCTGAGTCGGCACCGCTCACTGAGGCCCCCAGCACCACGGGCAGCATGGGCAACACGCAGGGCGCTCCCACCGTGAGCATGCCGGCGGCCACGGCCAGCCAGGGCGAGGTGGTGGCCATGGTCATTGCCCGCTCCCCTGCTCGGCCGCTGGGCGGCGCCACACCTGGGTCTTGCCGAACAGCGGAATGCCCACGTACGCGTGCACCAGCAGTTGCTCCGGCTCGGCTGGCGTCAGGTTGACGCGGTAGGTCTTGGCGTTCTCGCGGTTGTAGATTTCGCCCTGGTACTCGCTGCTGCCGCCCTCCGCCGGGCGCAGGCCCGACAGCAGCGTCATGCCCAGTGCAGGCCGCGCGTCGGCCGCCGCCATGTCAGCGCCCGGCGCGCTCATGGAGCGGTTGGCCAGCACCCGCACCACCTTGCCGCACAGGGCGTTGCCACCGGCGGGGTTGCAGGGGGCGATGTTCACTTCCAGATTGCCGCTCTCGGTGATCCAGCGGCCCAAGGGGGCTTTAGGATGGGTTGCACCCGGTGCAGGCGCCACAGCGGCTGGCGGCGCTGCCGCAGCCTCTTGCGCGCTGGCTGCCTGCGCCAGGCCCAGGGTCAGCAGCGCGGTCACGGCGATGAATGGTTTCATGGCAAGGTCCTCGTGAAGTTCAGGAAGACCGCATTGAAGCCAGCGCAGGTATCGGCGATTTGTCTGGCCAGGGGCTTTTGGTATGCGCGCTTGTCGGCGCGCCGGGCAGACAAGTTCAGATACATACGGGCCCGAAGTCGCCCCACCGCACGCACGCCAAAGCCCGGACAATGGCCGCCATGACGACGCACCCGCCCGACCACATCCTGATCGTCGATGACGACGCCGGCATCCGCGAGCTGGCCGCCGAATACCTGCAGCGCCAGGGCCTGCAGGTGAGCGTGGCCGCCGACGGGCGGCAGATGCGCGAGGTGCTGGCCACCCAGCGCATCGACCTGCTGGTGCTGGATCTGATGCTGCCGGGTACCGACGGCATCACCCTGTGCCGTGAGCTGCGCAGCCCCGGCGCGCCGCCGCTGCCCATCATCATGCTCACCGCGCGCAGCGACGAGGCGGACCGCATCCTGGGCCTGGAGTTGGGTGCAGACGACTACCTGACCAAACCCTTTGCCGCGCGCGAGCTGCTGGCGCGCATCCACGCCGTGCTAAGGCGCACGCGCATGCTGCCGCCCAACCTGGCCGTGGCAGAGCCCGCGCGCCACCTTGCGTTTGGCGACTGGCGGCTGGACACCACGGCACGCCATATGCTCGATGCCACGGGCGCGGTGGTAGCGCTGTCGGGCGCCGAGTACCGGCTGCTGCGCGTGCTGCTGGACCACCCGCAGCGCATCCTCACGCGCGACCAACTGCTGCAGCTCACGCAGGGGCGCGATGCCGATGTGTTCGACCGCTCCATCGACCTGCTGGTGAGCCGCGTCCGCCAGCGGTTGGGCGATGGCGCACGCGGCTCGCGCTACATCAAGACCGTGCGCAACGAGGGCTATGTGTTCTGCGCCGATGTGCAAGCTGCGGCAGCACCCGCAGGAGCCGCGCCATGACGCTGCGCTGGTGGCCGCGCTCTTTGTTCGGGCGCATCCTGCTGGTGATGGCACTGGGCCTGGCGCTGGCACATGCGCTGACGTTTGTGCTCGCGTTCACCGAGCGCAGCATGACCATGCGGCGGGCCATGGTGTCGTATTTCGCCAGTGACGTAGCCAGCTCGGTCGCCATGCTGGAGCGCCTGCCCGCTGCCGAGCGCGCACAGTGGGTGGACCGGCTGGCGCGCCGCAACTACCGCTTTGCGCTGGTCGAACCGCTGGACGCCCCCGCAGACCCGTCCCAGCTCGCACGCCTGGTCGCCAGCGCTATGGCAGCCACACTGCCTGCCGACCGGGCCGTGCAGGTGATCGACCCCCATGTGCCGGGCACCGAGCTGCGGCTGCAGCTGCGCCTGGCCGACGGTACGCCCCTGGCCGTGGACATGGACGAGCCCCGGCTGCAGATATCGCCCTGGGTGCTGGGCGCGCTGGCACTGCAGCTGGCGCTGCTGGTGGGCCTGTGCGCGTGGGCCGTGCGTGCAGCCACGCGGCCCCTGAGCACGCTGGCCGATGCGGCCGATGCGCTGGGCGCCGACCGCCCCACCGTGCCGCTGGCTGAAGACGGCCCGCGCGAAGTGGTGCGCGCCGCCGTTGCCTTCAACCACATGCAGCAGCGCATCCAGGCGCATCTTCAGGAACGCATGCAGATCCTGGCCGCCGTCTCGCACGACCTGCAAACACCCATCACCCGGCTGCGCCTGCGCGCGGATCTGCTGGACGACACCACGCTGCGCGACAAGCTGCACGCCGACTTGGCCGAAATGCAGTCGCTGGTGGAAGAGGGCATTGCCTACGCGCGCTCATCGCAGGCCGTGCGCGAGCCCCCGCAGCGCGTGGACCTGCGCGCTCTGGTGGAGAGCATTGCGCGCGACTACGCCGATGCCGGCCTGCCGGTACAAGTGCTGCAGGCAGTGGATGTGACCTGCGACACCCGCCCCCAGGCCCTGCGCCGCCTGCTGTGCAACCTGGTGGACAACGCGCTCAAGTTTGCAGGCGCCGCTGAGCTGACGCTGGAGGCAGAGAGGCCAGGCCAGTGCCTGGTGCGCGTCACCGATCATGGGCCTGGCATCCCCCCGGCGGACCTGGCCGCCGTGCTGCAGCCCTATGTGCGGCTGGAGGATTCGCGCAACCGGGGCACGGGCGGCACCGGCCTGGGCCTGGCCATTGCGAACGAACTGGCCCAGGCACTGGGCGGCCGCCTAGTGCTGGGGCCCCGAGCGGACGGCGCGCAGGGGCTGGAAGCGCGCG
Above is a window of Acidovorax sp. KKS102 DNA encoding:
- the dnaN gene encoding DNA polymerase III subunit beta; translated protein: MIVLKATQDKVLAVLQSVAGIVERRHTLPILANVLIRKTGNALQLTTSDLEIQIRTTAELGGDTGDFTTTVGARKLIDILRTMPGDQTVSLESAQSKLILKGGKSRFTLQSLPAEDFPLVQESAAFGPVFAVPQKTLKDLLGQVSFAMAVQDIRYYLNGILFVAEGKTLSLVATDGHRLAFASATLDVEVPKQEVILPRKTVIELQRLLSDAGGENQPHIEMQFANNQAKFTFGGMEFVTKLVEGKFPDYNRVIPKNHKNSVTLGRAPLLASLQRTAIMTSDKFKGVRLNLEPGTLRVASNNAEQEEAVDELDIDYGGDTIEIGFNVTYLIDALANMGQDMVKVELSDGNSSALLTIPDNDSFKYVVMPMRI
- the gyrB gene encoding DNA topoisomerase (ATP-hydrolyzing) subunit B yields the protein MTVDNNIPSEPESSGVSGHVEPTVNKIDTNQAGASESYGEGAITILEGLEAVRKRPGMYIGDTSDGTGLHHLVFEVVDNSIDEALAGHCDDIVVTIHTDNSISVTDNGRGIPTGVKMDDKHEPKRSAAEIALTELHAGGKFNQNSYKVSGGLHGVGVSCVNALSKWLRLTVRREGKVHQIEFARGFVQDRLLATVDGFEVSPMKVTGETEKRGTEVHFLPDTEIFKENNDFHYEILAKRLRELSFLNNGVRIRLKDERSGKEDDFSGAGGVRGFVEFINKGKTVLHPTSFYAAGERPAETYGGIPGTHIGVEVAMQWNSAYTEQVLCFTNNIPQRDGGTHLTGLRAAMTRVINKYIEENELAKKAKVEVTGDDMREGLCCVLSVKVPEPKFSSQTKDKLVSSEVRAPVEDIVGKLLTDYLQEKPNDAKIICGKIVEAAKAREAARKAREMTRRKGVLDGMGLPGKLADCQEKDPALCEIYIVEGDSAGGSAKQGRDRKFQAILPLRGKILNVEKARYEKLLTSNEILTLITALGTGIGKAGGTTGGDDFDVAKLRYHRIIIMTDADVDGAHIRTLLLTFFYRQMPELVERGHIYIAQPPLYKVKAGKEELYLKDAPALDGFLLRIALNHASVTTGGANPQTLTGETLAELARKHQIAESVIARLGNFMDAEALRAIADGVSLKLDSVQDAEASAVALQAKLRELNTTGAPAEVAGEFDARTDKPLLRISRRHHGNIKSSVITQDFVHGADYAALAEAAETFRGLLAEGAKAMRGEGDKQKEEKVGDFRQAMKWLIAEAERTTSRQRYKGLGEMNPEQLWETTMDPNVRRLLRVQIDDAIEADRVFTMLMGDEVEPRRDFIETNALRAGNIDV
- a CDS encoding DUF3800 domain-containing protein, with product MQKHKNELLFYMDDSGSRDPDRKPDLQNKEPDWFALGGLIVDVTQKAAVEDRIDNFRAKWDQVGEAPLRSYNIRNRNGGFGWLGGLTKEIQNEFYGDLTQLIIESPIVVLACVVHRPGYNARYLAQYGQRRWSLCKTAFNIAVERAAKFALHHEARMRVFVERSDIKTESRMKSYFDDMRSKGLPFNESNSAKYRPLTNVQLKSALLEFGVRTKSSKLMQLADLVLWPACRGGYDTNDRNYKALKDNHKLLDMLCTEENGLQGIKYSCFPTA
- a CDS encoding YkgJ family cysteine cluster protein, which codes for MRSPIAIVDVDRLDTWTRYRAGLCDTCAANCCTMPLEVQLSDLVRLELVDPFEAEHEEIRHIAKRLQKARLIDHFNHKNAIFTMARRASGDCNFLDPKTRLCTVYDKRPETCRLHPQKKSPKPGYCAYGARDLQRRG
- a CDS encoding AMP-binding protein encodes the protein MSPQPWLASYGAIPAHIDPDSHPSIVHLLCAAMQRYAHRPAFTCLGQTLTYAHVDQQSRAFAAYLQNVLRVRKGDRIAVMCPNLMAFPIAMLGIARAGCVQVNVNPLYTPRELEYQLRDAGARVMVIYAGSTATLAAIQDRVELHSIITVAPGDGTAADLAGPPVDARLHTTTSFARALAEGATLPFAPPVLEVGDLLFLQYTGGTTGLSKGAMLTHRNLVANVEQFKAFVPDALRPAQEVVVTAIPLYHIFALMVNLISYFAVGARNWLVPNPRDLDGLIDVLNAARPSVFMGVNTLYAGLAAHPGTQGVYFSNLRLAGGGGAAILPSVSARWQASTGQFIREGYGLSETSPVVAFNLASVTTFSGSTGLPLPSTDVRLLDDEGHPVPLGQPGEVCVKGPQVMGGYWQQPEANAAAFTPDGYFRTGDIGQLDERGFLKIVDRKKDMVIVSGFNVFPNEVEAVATACPGVLECACIGVPDEKTGEALRLYVVRAAGTAPPVDADQIAAHCRAALTPYKVPRQIVFVEALPKSSVGKILRRELRDMA
- a CDS encoding serine hydrolase — protein: MRSLHRHLTPSFTAVALACTLLGFAPASQAQAPQLPPPDATNPVTLQLMQGFPPAPDKIVRLANILKYPNVRWAAQHLRELGPTATIWRGAAAPSALPAAPRALPDTLAFADDKGAPTTLADWQKATYTDALLVLHRGRVVYERYHIGMQPQQPHVLWSMSKSLVGLLVTELIQEGAIDAGARIVRYLPELANSAWADATVQQTLDMTTSVKYAEDFADPTSGVFQYLAAAGLQPARPGSNGAKSMVEHLPTVQKDGEHGTAFAYKSVDTEVLGWLLQRVTGKSYATLLSERIWSKLGTQEDAYVFADANGGQSTSVGVNATLRDLGRLGEMLRSNGRFNGQQIVSPATIAELRKGADPAQFSKAPGTAMRAGYSYHNQWWIPHDADGTFEAKGLMGQHIHINPAAELVVVKFSTHPVPNTAFTHALDRQAFAALAKAVR
- a CDS encoding thioredoxin family protein; this translates as MTLHPSSPRFSERRAFLASMAAALAAPGLAYAAGPSSPASPAAALPDLGAAPEFTGIERWLNSEPLSLAQLRGRVVLVDFWTYACINCIRTLPHVNRWAEQYTPQGLTVVGVHTPEFPFERPTANVEAAMRRHGVKHPVAQDNRYGTWKAYSNQYWPATYLIDAQGRIRYKHFGEGEYERTEGVIRTLLAAPG
- a CDS encoding cytochrome c biogenesis CcdA family protein yields the protein MTMATTSPWLAVAAGMLTVGAPCVLPMLPVVLGASVSGADSARRTRPLFIALGFALSFAAVALLFSSFTQVLGVSQEGLRRLAAVMLLVFGVLTVWPRPFQWLSQHAGGVLNRMASLGMGSGGGNWGGLLLGLSLGAVWTPCAGPVLASILTLIATEPPGVGTAVLLLAYSTGAALPMLAIAYGGQAAATHVRRIARHAHRVQQVFGVVVIAIALAMLWEVDGQITVWLTQFYPSGWGGL
- a CDS encoding DUF2147 domain-containing protein; protein product: MKPFIAVTALLTLGLAQAASAQEAAAAPPAAVAPAPGATHPKAPLGRWITESGNLEVNIAPCNPAGGNALCGKVVRVLANRSMSAPGADMAAADARPALGMTLLSGLRPAEGGSSEYQGEIYNRENAKTYRVNLTPAEPEQLLVHAYVGIPLFGKTQVWRRPAAEQGSGQ